In a single window of the Gossypium hirsutum isolate 1008001.06 chromosome D02, Gossypium_hirsutum_v2.1, whole genome shotgun sequence genome:
- the LOC107908018 gene encoding uncharacterized protein, with product MLGEFNGLQALILNDCQYAYYVHCFTHRLQLALVAVAREVVEVHKFFKDLSDIVNIALASSKRHNELQKAQVAEITRVVSINELATRTRMNQIGTLQHPCETRWGSDLSSVTSLLKMYNATSTVFENMNAQYIVGRSRNKKEDVIVEHYYRVDIFFATIDTQLQELKSRFNEIVVKLLTLTKALDPKEFLKLFDIDKICILVNKSLVESGKSVMYPLVDRLIHLILTLPVSTASSERVFSAMKIVKTRLRSKMEDDFLRSSLVVYSEKEIAEKFDINEIIDDFSEVKDRRVQFK from the exons ATGCTTGGGGAATTTAATGGCTTGCAAGCTTTGATTTTGAATGATTGTCAATATGCTTATTATGTTCATTGTTTTACTCACCGTCTTCAATTAGCATTGGTTGCAGTAGCTAGAGAAGTGGTTGAAGTGCATAAATTCTTTAAAGACTTGTCTGATATTGTTAATATTGCTTTGGCTTCTTCCAAACGACACAATGAATTACAAAAAGCCCAAGTAGCTGAAATAACTCGTGTAGTATCCATCAATGAGTTAGCAACTAGAACAAGAATGAATCAGATTGGCACTTTACAACATCCTTGTGAGACTCGATGGGGTTCCGATTTAAGTTCAGTTACTAGTTTACTGAAGATGTACAATGCTACTAGCACAGTTTTTGAAA ATATGAATGCTCAATACATTGTGGGTCGTAGTCGCAACAAGAAGGAAGATGTTATAGTGGAGCATTATTATCGAGTGGATATATTTTTTGCTACAATAGatactcagttgcaagaattgaagaGTAGGTTTAACGAAATTGTTGTCAAGCTTCTCACTCTTACTAAAGCTTTAGATCCCAAGGAGTTTCTCAAGTTATTTGATATTGATAAAATTTGCATTCTTGTAAACAA AAGCTTAGTTGAGAGTGGAAAGTCAGTCATGTACCCACTCGTTGACAGATTGATTCATCTTATATTGACTCTTCCAGTTTCAACAGCATCCTCAGAACGTGTTTTTTCTGCTATGAAGATTGTGAAGACTCGACTTCGTAGCAAAATGGAAGATGATTTTTTAAGAAGTTCTTTGGTTGTGTACAGTGAGAAAGAAATTGCagaaaaatttgatataaacGAAATTATTGATGATTTTAGTGAGGTCAAGGATCGAAGAGtgcaattcaaataa